In the genome of Leeuwenhoekiella sp. MAR_2009_132, one region contains:
- a CDS encoding helix-turn-helix domain-containing protein, translated as MHHKSTTTVNLPQAVIAGLDLKNPIDLEFVGIKKDMTVRFFQSGQCYPFKKLQATYFALILNEFYKDKPAQKFFKVLEKEEGITLTTVRKVELYTYFMWGGLDHKPDIKNGELQPSENFRHIENCPSLAFANKSLKINGAELNTRDLLIIDMSARGCTDYEIADALHITVITLNHHKKNLFTKTGTDCKLSLVSASYKNQILA; from the coding sequence ATGCACCACAAAAGTACTACAACCGTAAACTTACCACAAGCTGTAATTGCAGGCCTAGATTTAAAGAATCCTATTGATTTAGAATTCGTAGGCATTAAAAAAGATATGACAGTTCGCTTCTTTCAAAGTGGTCAGTGCTATCCATTTAAAAAACTTCAAGCAACTTATTTCGCTTTAATTCTTAATGAGTTTTACAAAGATAAGCCCGCTCAAAAATTCTTCAAAGTATTAGAGAAAGAGGAAGGTATTACGCTTACTACTGTACGCAAAGTTGAATTATACACTTACTTTATGTGGGGTGGTTTAGATCACAAGCCAGATATTAAAAATGGTGAACTACAACCATCTGAAAATTTTAGACACATTGAGAATTGTCCATCACTGGCTTTCGCTAATAAATCTTTAAAGATTAATGGTGCAGAACTAAACACCAGAGATCTTCTAATCATAGATATGTCTGCTAGAGGCTGTACAGATTATGAGATTGCAGACGCACTTCACATTACTGTTATCACGCTAAACCACCACAAGAAGAACCTTTTCACTAAGACCGGTACAGACTGCAAGCTTAGTCTGGTTTCCGCTTCTTATAAAAATCAAATTCTAGCATAA
- a CDS encoding helix-turn-helix domain-containing protein: protein MTSSELKIKREAAGLSQEELANLAGMHKNTIYNYENGSNIPPKKITILEKALSQKNNIESQNYISSVPVYFSSDSDDIYNTNGNKFTEKPDGSFDIEVDLIPFDAYASYLESLEEAGIHSDFEKVVFNVDRYGRGHYQAFKIKGESMNGGMINDVPDGALVLAREIGRHLWKDGFHDANHGFIILCKDSIYHKDIVDFNKENGDIICESRNNSREFVKRFTINLNDVYQIFRIIKRQM from the coding sequence ATGACTAGTAGTGAATTAAAGATCAAAAGAGAAGCTGCGGGGCTTAGTCAAGAAGAATTGGCTAATTTGGCAGGAATGCATAAGAATACTATTTACAACTACGAGAACGGGAGTAACATTCCTCCAAAGAAAATCACAATTTTAGAAAAAGCTCTGTCACAAAAAAATAATATTGAATCACAAAATTATATTTCTTCTGTGCCGGTTTATTTTTCTAGTGACTCTGATGATATCTATAACACAAATGGTAACAAATTCACGGAAAAACCGGACGGAAGCTTTGATATTGAAGTTGATTTAATTCCTTTCGATGCTTATGCTAGTTACCTGGAAAGCTTAGAAGAAGCTGGTATTCATTCAGATTTTGAAAAGGTTGTTTTTAATGTTGACCGTTACGGGAGAGGCCATTATCAAGCTTTTAAGATTAAAGGTGAAAGTATGAATGGAGGAATGATAAACGATGTTCCAGATGGAGCTTTAGTTTTAGCTAGGGAAATAGGTAGGCATCTTTGGAAGGATGGGTTTCACGATGCTAATCACGGCTTTATTATATTGTGTAAAGACAGTATTTACCATAAGGATATAGTTGATTTTAATAAAGAAAATGGCGACATTATTTGTGAAAGCCGAAACAATAGCCGTGAATTTGTAAAGCGATTCACTATTAATCTAAACGACGTTTACCAAATATTTAGAATTATAAAAAGACAGATGTAA
- a CDS encoding helix-turn-helix transcriptional regulator gives MNTIKLDERLERIESLLLAQKKVLTIEEACDYTGMSRSYLYKLTSTGAIPHCKPSGKLIYFDIDLLNEWLLNNQQDSHFQIEDKNRSTTSKKR, from the coding sequence ATGAACACGATTAAATTAGACGAAAGGCTGGAGCGAATTGAATCGCTTCTGCTCGCCCAGAAAAAAGTACTTACTATTGAAGAAGCCTGCGATTATACAGGTATGTCTCGCAGCTACCTTTACAAATTAACTTCTACCGGAGCGATACCACACTGCAAACCCAGTGGCAAACTCATCTATTTCGATATTGATTTGCTAAATGAATGGCTTTTAAACAATCAACAAGATTCTCATTTTCAAATTGAAGATAAGAATCGTAGTACAACTTCTAAGAAACGTTGA
- a CDS encoding primase-helicase family protein, with protein MKAIPYIRVGTSYYKSVKAPTIAGHFNEFLIPWSIETIRQDHGKTYLSKILKYDGFTCIPSHTDFKPAYYHFYNTYSPLSKKPKEGTISYTQKFIKHIFGEHYELGLDYLQLLYLRPVQILPILCLVSRERSTGKSTFLKWLKIIFENNLTYLTNDSFTSQFNADWANKLLICIDEVLFNKEELTERIKYLSTTNINMLEAKGKDKREVEFFGKFILCSNNEDNFIKIDGNETRFWIRKIPRVDQEVTNYLEHLEAEVPAFLYFLKHRKIHSKHATRMWFHSSQIRTKALTRLVLHNRNRVEKELAEILLLALDHFNLTEIDLCPIDALNLLSKTRIKTDLTQLRRLLKKDWRITNKSNTLCYQKLLMWQDGSLQFTEAKGRYFTITKDFLIENFDALMNDEAED; from the coding sequence ATGAAAGCCATACCATATATACGTGTAGGAACCTCTTATTACAAATCAGTTAAAGCACCTACTATTGCAGGTCACTTTAATGAATTCTTAATTCCCTGGAGTATTGAAACTATAAGACAGGATCATGGTAAAACCTATTTAAGTAAAATACTAAAGTATGATGGGTTTACCTGTATTCCCAGTCATACTGATTTTAAACCAGCATACTACCATTTTTATAATACCTACTCTCCGCTTAGCAAAAAACCAAAGGAAGGAACCATAAGTTACACTCAAAAATTTATCAAGCATATTTTTGGAGAGCATTATGAGTTAGGACTGGATTACCTGCAACTACTTTACTTGCGGCCAGTTCAGATACTGCCGATTTTATGTTTGGTATCACGAGAACGTTCCACCGGTAAAAGCACCTTCTTAAAATGGTTGAAAATCATTTTTGAAAACAATCTCACCTATCTGACTAATGACAGTTTTACCAGTCAGTTTAATGCAGATTGGGCAAATAAACTGCTAATCTGTATTGATGAGGTGCTCTTTAATAAAGAAGAACTCACAGAACGAATCAAATACCTGAGCACAACCAATATCAATATGCTTGAAGCGAAAGGTAAAGATAAACGAGAGGTTGAGTTTTTTGGAAAGTTTATACTCTGTAGTAATAATGAGGATAATTTTATAAAGATAGATGGAAACGAGACCCGATTTTGGATTCGAAAAATTCCAAGGGTTGATCAGGAAGTAACCAATTACTTAGAACATCTAGAAGCTGAAGTCCCAGCCTTTCTTTACTTTTTGAAGCATCGTAAAATCCATTCGAAGCATGCTACCAGAATGTGGTTTCATTCGAGTCAAATTAGAACAAAAGCATTAACCCGATTAGTGCTCCATAATCGAAACCGGGTAGAAAAAGAACTTGCTGAGATTCTGCTTTTGGCATTGGATCATTTCAATCTTACTGAAATTGATCTCTGTCCCATTGATGCTTTGAATCTCTTGAGTAAAACCAGAATCAAAACAGATCTTACTCAATTGAGAAGGCTGCTTAAAAAAGATTGGAGGATCACTAACAAATCTAATACGCTTTGCTACCAAAAGCTGCTGATGTGGCAAGACGGATCACTTCAGTTTACCGAGGCTAAAGGAAGGTATTTTACCATCACTAAGGATTTTCTAATTGAAAATTTTGATGCACTGATGAATGATGAAGCTGAAGATTAG
- a CDS encoding toprim domain-containing protein, which yields MKKEKLSCENARKISIVKALEFLGHLPTRNSEKEAWFLSPLRSETQASFKVSKTLNCWYDHGLGKGGNCIDLVCALSKVSVSDALAILAQLKTVHYDLPKQQETNFKESRIEIKHVKTIQHPALIEYLSERKISLIAAKRFCREVHYTIGNKYYFSIALKNNSGGWEFRNRHCKSSSSPKDLTLVKNGFSYLIILEGMFDLLSLITVYPNLKREADFLILNSIAFADKALPYFENYEVIELYLDQDEASRKITAFFLNSTSKCIDKSEFYTAEKDLNAWLMKTN from the coding sequence ATGAAAAAAGAAAAACTATCGTGTGAAAATGCCCGAAAAATTTCCATCGTGAAGGCGCTGGAATTTTTAGGACACCTTCCCACTCGCAATTCGGAAAAGGAAGCTTGGTTTCTGAGTCCCCTTCGGTCAGAAACCCAAGCATCCTTTAAAGTTTCTAAAACATTAAACTGCTGGTACGATCACGGATTAGGTAAAGGCGGCAACTGTATCGATCTGGTTTGTGCCCTTTCAAAAGTATCCGTGAGCGATGCATTAGCGATTCTAGCTCAGCTTAAAACGGTTCATTATGATCTACCCAAACAGCAGGAAACCAATTTTAAGGAATCTAGAATTGAAATCAAGCACGTAAAAACGATTCAACATCCAGCACTAATAGAATATTTGAGTGAACGAAAAATTAGTCTGATTGCTGCAAAGAGATTCTGTAGGGAAGTTCATTATACTATTGGAAATAAATACTATTTCTCAATTGCACTGAAGAACAATTCCGGAGGATGGGAATTTAGAAATCGCCACTGTAAATCGTCCAGTTCTCCAAAAGATCTGACTTTGGTTAAAAATGGATTTTCATATTTAATTATTCTAGAAGGAATGTTTGACCTGTTATCGCTTATTACAGTATATCCAAATTTAAAACGAGAGGCTGATTTTCTGATTTTAAACTCCATTGCTTTTGCAGATAAAGCACTCCCCTATTTTGAAAATTATGAAGTTATTGAATTGTATCTGGATCAGGATGAAGCCAGTAGAAAAATCACAGCTTTCTTCTTGAATTCAACTTCAAAATGCATTGATAAATCTGAGTTCTATACTGCTGAAAAAGATCTTAATGCCTGGCTAATGAAAACAAATTAA
- the mbpA gene encoding mobilization protein MbpA, with amino-acid sequence MKRALIKFRCSVYEKKLLQVKAKAAGSSLSAFCRNSLMEQQITERMNEEHINTYKMLVTYHNNFKRIGNMYKKGNPKLSEEVILVAEEIKKHLKSILK; translated from the coding sequence ATGAAACGAGCACTTATCAAATTTAGATGCAGCGTTTATGAGAAAAAATTGCTGCAGGTAAAAGCTAAAGCTGCAGGTTCTTCTTTAAGTGCCTTTTGCAGAAACAGCTTAATGGAACAACAGATCACCGAGCGGATGAATGAAGAGCATATCAATACCTATAAAATGCTGGTGACGTATCACAACAATTTTAAACGGATTGGAAACATGTATAAAAAAGGAAATCCAAAGCTCAGTGAAGAAGTCATTTTAGTGGCTGAAGAAATTAAGAAACATTTAAAATCCATACTCAAATGA
- a CDS encoding relaxase/mobilization nuclease domain-containing protein — protein MIGKGSSISRTLGALRYGNNQEKEAEQVYSDLITGETAEEISQEFKAVQALNQNCERNTLSFILSPTVTDGAQMNTEDLGKLTKTFIEHMKLQDRQAVAYVHRDKAHTHVHLYVNRIDLKGKAYNDSFIGKQSQLAAERTAKQMGIQTVQDVQLEKNKALAHTRGEIHKAHQQAIQDPSKDLQTYINRMQKQQITVVPVINKSKQLQGFRFEYKGQNIKGSEVHRSMSASNLLKSINRAKSVVLSGGSIPIAPSLAKAVAKKALKIVIDKGIGI, from the coding sequence ATGATTGGCAAAGGAAGTTCCATATCCCGTACTCTTGGAGCTTTGCGATATGGCAATAATCAAGAGAAAGAAGCTGAGCAAGTTTATAGCGACCTAATCACTGGAGAAACTGCAGAAGAAATCAGTCAGGAATTTAAAGCAGTGCAAGCGCTCAATCAAAATTGTGAGCGCAATACTTTGAGTTTTATTCTAAGCCCAACGGTGACCGATGGAGCTCAAATGAATACTGAGGATTTAGGCAAACTCACTAAAACCTTTATTGAACACATGAAATTGCAAGACCGACAGGCAGTGGCTTATGTACATCGAGATAAAGCGCATACACACGTGCATCTTTACGTCAATCGTATTGATCTAAAGGGGAAAGCGTATAACGACAGTTTTATTGGAAAGCAGAGTCAATTGGCTGCTGAGCGAACTGCAAAGCAAATGGGTATTCAAACCGTGCAGGACGTACAGCTTGAAAAAAATAAAGCGCTCGCACATACGCGAGGTGAAATCCATAAGGCACATCAGCAAGCCATTCAAGACCCCTCTAAAGATCTTCAGACTTACATCAATCGAATGCAAAAGCAGCAAATTACTGTAGTTCCGGTGATCAATAAATCCAAACAGCTGCAGGGTTTTCGCTTTGAATACAAAGGTCAAAATATAAAAGGAAGTGAAGTACATCGCTCGATGTCGGCTAGTAATTTACTCAAATCCATCAACCGTGCAAAAAGTGTTGTTCTATCTGGAGGGAGCATTCCTATTGCACCGAGCTTGGCCAAAGCTGTGGCTAAGAAAGCCCTAAAAATTGTAATCGATAAAGGAATTGGAATATGA
- a CDS encoding DUF6730 family protein has translation MTKLELISELLVEELHSFKEEVNRLERIEKSLKSTAIQADSSQIEKLIEEHLKKLHINQTAQQENRKEILKRIKHSRTIPNWLLVIALLLFLSQAFALIYLLLTLI, from the coding sequence ATGACAAAGCTTGAACTAATATCAGAATTGCTCGTTGAAGAATTGCATTCCTTTAAGGAAGAAGTCAATCGCTTAGAGCGCATTGAAAAAAGCCTTAAAAGCACGGCTATACAAGCCGACAGTTCACAAATTGAAAAGTTAATTGAGGAACATCTTAAAAAACTACATATAAATCAAACAGCTCAACAGGAAAATAGGAAAGAAATACTAAAGCGTATTAAACATTCCCGGACCATTCCGAATTGGTTGTTAGTGATAGCCTTACTTCTTTTTCTTTCACAAGCATTTGCTCTCATTTATCTGCTGCTAACGCTGATATGA